In Magnetospirillum sp. XM-1, a single window of DNA contains:
- a CDS encoding PAS-domain containing protein: MPFAGIEAALAGMAVGAAVTLLALGRRRARPATNGEAALDAQRLLVEALGNSRDGVALYDAGNLLITCNERYRQLLSPIKDLIVPGARFDDLMAELARRENKGGDWLGRKMSGGGLTDATAGDDKFRDGQWISVAAYATQEGGQLRILRDITPRKQAQISLEGTVSWLKGVMDTVVDGIVTIDETGTVLSFNPAAERLFGWTADQVVGRNVSMLMPDPHQSAHDGYIRSYLETGIRKIGSAGREVEGLRRDGTRFPMELAIAEMHQGDMLTFIGVIRDISERKKNEQALMDSQDRLRQEADRLQAIIDNMPQGVAVFASDDALIALNESAIRMLGLPNAEITPGTIDISLFMALLAANDTPPGRHSAQLTADLAESIRERPEMVFEHFAPSGIIMEVRSSSMPGGGLILSFTDVTFRKHTEQTLRDAKEEAERGNRAKNTFLANISHELRTPLNAIIGFSEMMKHEIFGPLEPASYRTYVDDIHESGQHLLELINDILDMSKAEAGMTDLMEAAVHVPDMIRTAIRLLSRRADNAGISLVEDLPPSLPLLLADERRLRQIILNLGSNAVKFTDEGGRVVIGARVAKAGFTITVTDSGIGMTSEEMRLVMEPFVQADTRLSRKYEGSGLGLPLTKALVTAHGGTLALDSEPGRGTTVTVTFPASRIVTDNMAAVDI, encoded by the coding sequence ATGCCCTTCGCGGGGATCGAGGCGGCCTTGGCCGGAATGGCGGTGGGAGCGGCGGTGACGCTGCTCGCGCTCGGCCGTCGCCGTGCCCGCCCCGCGACGAACGGAGAGGCAGCGCTGGACGCCCAGCGGCTTCTGGTCGAGGCCCTGGGCAACAGCCGGGACGGCGTCGCCCTCTACGACGCAGGCAATCTGCTGATCACCTGCAACGAGCGCTATCGCCAGCTGCTGTCGCCCATCAAGGATCTGATCGTTCCGGGTGCGCGCTTCGACGACCTGATGGCCGAACTCGCCCGGCGCGAGAACAAGGGCGGGGACTGGCTGGGGCGCAAGATGTCGGGCGGCGGGCTGACCGACGCCACCGCCGGCGACGACAAGTTCCGCGACGGACAGTGGATCAGCGTCGCCGCCTACGCCACCCAGGAAGGAGGCCAGCTGCGCATCCTGCGCGACATCACGCCGCGCAAGCAGGCGCAGATCTCGCTGGAAGGCACGGTGTCCTGGCTGAAGGGCGTGATGGACACGGTGGTGGACGGCATCGTCACCATCGACGAGACCGGCACGGTCTTGAGCTTCAATCCGGCGGCAGAACGCCTGTTCGGCTGGACCGCCGACCAGGTGGTGGGGCGCAACGTCAGCATGCTGATGCCCGATCCCCATCAGAGCGCCCATGACGGCTACATCCGCTCCTATCTCGAGACCGGAATCCGCAAGATCGGCTCGGCGGGGCGCGAGGTGGAGGGCCTGCGCCGGGACGGCACGCGCTTTCCCATGGAACTGGCCATCGCCGAGATGCACCAGGGCGACATGCTGACCTTCATCGGCGTGATCCGCGACATCAGCGAGCGCAAGAAGAATGAACAGGCGCTGATGGACAGCCAGGACCGCCTGCGCCAGGAGGCGGACCGGCTGCAGGCCATCATCGACAACATGCCCCAGGGCGTGGCGGTGTTCGCCTCGGACGACGCCCTGATCGCGCTCAACGAATCGGCCATCCGCATGCTGGGCCTGCCCAACGCGGAGATCACGCCCGGCACCATCGACATCTCGCTGTTCATGGCGCTGCTGGCCGCCAACGACACTCCGCCCGGCCGTCACAGCGCCCAATTGACCGCCGATCTGGCCGAAAGTATCCGCGAACGTCCGGAAATGGTGTTCGAGCATTTCGCCCCCAGCGGCATCATCATGGAGGTGCGGTCCTCTTCCATGCCGGGCGGCGGGCTGATCCTCAGCTTCACCGACGTCACCTTCCGCAAGCACACCGAGCAGACGCTACGCGACGCCAAGGAGGAGGCCGAGCGCGGCAACCGGGCCAAGAACACCTTCCTGGCCAATATCAGCCACGAGCTGCGCACCCCCTTGAACGCCATCATCGGCTTTTCCGAGATGATGAAGCACGAGATCTTCGGGCCGCTGGAGCCGGCCAGCTACCGCACCTACGTGGACGACATCCACGAAAGCGGCCAGCACCTGCTGGAACTGATCAACGACATTCTGGACATGTCCAAGGCCGAGGCCGGGATGACCGACCTGATGGAGGCGGCGGTGCATGTCCCCGACATGATCCGCACCGCCATACGGCTTTTGAGCCGCCGGGCCGACAATGCCGGCATCAGCCTGGTCGAGGACCTGCCCCCCTCGCTGCCGCTGCTGCTGGCCGACGAGCGGCGACTGCGCCAGATCATCCTCAACCTGGGCTCCAACGCGGTGAAATTCACCGACGAGGGCGGTCGGGTCGTCATCGGCGCCCGCGTCGCCAAGGCCGGGTTCACCATCACGGTGACCGATTCCGGCATCGGCATGACCTCGGAGGAAATGCGGCTGGTGATGGAACCCTTCGTTCAGGCCGACACCAGGCTGTCGCGCAAATACGAGGGCAGCGGCCTCGGCCTGCCGCTGACCAAGGCCCTGGTCACGGCCCATGGCGGGACGCTGGCCCTGGACAGCGAGCCGGGACGCGGCACCACCGTGACCGTCACCTTCCCGGCGTCACGCATCGTCACCGACAACATGGCGGCGGTCGATATCTAG
- a CDS encoding IS630 family transposase (programmed frameshift), with protein MTRPLSVDLRDRVARYVLAGHSRRQAASVFNISVSSAVRYVAQYLSSGTVAPKRQGGDRRSKLGDHRAYVLLRVKQVPDISLADLTKELAERGVQIHLSNLARFLRAQGLTYKKKTLVASEQMRPDVRLLREEWIKGRQPLMRRQAHRLVFLDETGTNTKMTRLRGRSPKGARLKAAVPFGHWKTETFIAGLRHDGLVAPFVINCPMNRKMFEAYIETQLAPTLEPGDVVILDNLSAHKSPRAERIIQDRGAFMLFLPPYSPDLNPIEMAFSKLKAHLRKTAARTIQDLWDAIGRICDLYEPQECRNFFKAAGYEPV; from the exons ATGACTCGACCTTTATCCGTAGATCTGCGCGACCGTGTTGCGCGATATGTTCTGGCTGGCCATTCGCGCCGACAGGCGGCCAGTGTCTTCAATATCTCGGTGAGCTCGGCGGTACGCTATGTGGCGCAATATCTGTCGAGTGGGACGGTGGCGCCAAAGCGGCAAGGCGGTGATCGGCGCAGTAAATTGGGCGACCATCGGGCCTATGTGCTGCTGCGTGTTAAGCAGGTTCCGGATATCTCGCTGGCCGATTTAACCAAAGAACTGGCCGAGCGGGGCGTTCAAATCCATCTTTCCAACCTTGCCCGGTTTCTCCGGGCACAGGGGCTGACCTATAA AAAAAAAACTTTGGTCGCGTCCGAGCAGATGAGGCCGGACGTCCGGTTGCTGCGCGAGGAGTGGATTAAAGGCCGCCAACCGCTGATGCGGCGTCAGGCCCATCGCCTGGTGTTCCTCGACGAGACCGGAACCAATACCAAAATGACCCGTCTGCGGGGCCGCTCACCCAAAGGGGCGCGGTTGAAAGCCGCTGTGCCCTTCGGACATTGGAAGACGGAAACATTCATCGCCGGGCTGCGTCATGATGGCTTGGTGGCGCCCTTTGTCATCAATTGCCCGATGAACCGGAAGATGTTCGAGGCCTATATCGAGACCCAACTGGCCCCAACCCTGGAGCCGGGCGACGTCGTGATCCTCGACAATCTCTCAGCTCACAAAAGTCCTCGGGCAGAACGGATCATCCAAGATCGTGGTGCCTTCATGCTGTTCTTGCCGCCGTATTCCCCCGACCTCAATCCCATCGAAATGGCCTTCTCGAAGCTCAAGGCACACCTCAGAAAAACGGCTGCCAGGACCATTCAGGACCTATGGGACGCCATCGGCCGAATCTGCGATCTCTACGAACCTCAAGAGTGCCGAAATTTCTTCAAGGCTGCCGGATATGAACCAGTGTGA
- a CDS encoding RimK family alpha-L-glutamate ligase — protein MTAGQDRPWPPQSMGMARLTTMAFHGENMVPSAISLLKRSEADHGDSAALLDLATIHFLLGHEEAGLTYQERALALDQVYREQTSAATDDDDTVRLLAFAAPGNLMSNVPIQFLLEESDIRLDLLYVVPGEDLPERVPGHDMAMVIVGESEANREILERISAFADLWPCPPVLNDPRKVLQLSRDGVSTLLAGAPGIRIPATTRIDPEDLARLGRGEIALSDLLPDGTFPVITRPVDSHAGKGLAKLDAPSTIGLYLAAHPAEAYYLSSFVDYRGEGGMFRKYRIAMIDGRPYVCHMAVSSHWMIHYLNADMRESAEKRAEEARAFATFDEEFAARHAGAFAAMAERIGLDYFAMDCAETPDGQLLVFEADTAMIVHAMDPPDIFPYKAPQMRRIFKAFQDMLRRIKQSKTA, from the coding sequence GTGACCGCAGGACAGGACAGGCCTTGGCCGCCCCAATCCATGGGCATGGCCCGCTTGACCACCATGGCCTTTCATGGCGAGAACATGGTGCCGTCGGCCATCTCGCTGCTGAAACGGAGCGAGGCCGATCACGGCGATTCCGCCGCCCTGCTCGACCTTGCCACCATCCATTTCCTGCTGGGGCACGAAGAAGCCGGGCTGACCTACCAGGAGCGCGCCCTGGCGCTCGATCAGGTCTATCGCGAGCAGACCAGCGCCGCCACCGACGACGACGACACGGTCCGGCTGCTGGCCTTCGCGGCGCCGGGCAACCTGATGTCCAACGTGCCCATCCAGTTCCTGCTCGAAGAGTCCGACATCCGCCTGGACCTGCTCTACGTGGTGCCCGGCGAGGATCTGCCCGAACGGGTGCCCGGCCACGACATGGCCATGGTCATCGTCGGGGAATCCGAGGCCAACCGCGAAATTCTCGAACGCATCTCCGCCTTCGCCGACCTGTGGCCCTGCCCGCCGGTCCTGAACGATCCGCGCAAGGTGCTGCAATTGTCCCGCGACGGGGTGAGCACCCTGCTGGCCGGGGCGCCGGGCATCCGCATCCCGGCAACCACCCGCATCGATCCGGAGGACCTGGCCCGCCTGGGCCGGGGTGAAATCGCGCTGTCCGACCTGCTGCCCGACGGCACCTTCCCGGTCATCACCCGGCCGGTGGATTCCCATGCCGGCAAGGGACTGGCCAAGCTGGACGCGCCGTCGACCATCGGCCTTTACCTCGCCGCCCATCCGGCCGAGGCCTATTACCTGTCCAGCTTCGTGGATTACCGCGGCGAAGGCGGAATGTTCCGCAAATACCGCATCGCCATGATCGACGGGCGGCCCTATGTCTGCCACATGGCGGTATCCAGCCACTGGATGATCCACTACCTCAACGCCGACATGCGCGAAAGCGCCGAGAAGCGCGCCGAGGAGGCCCGGGCCTTCGCCACCTTCGACGAGGAATTCGCCGCCCGCCACGCCGGCGCCTTCGCCGCCATGGCCGAACGCATCGGGCTCGACTATTTCGCCATGGATTGCGCCGAGACGCCGGACGGCCAGTTGCTGGTGTTCGAAGCCGACACCGCCATGATCGTCCACGCCATGGACCCGCCCGACATCTTCCCCTACAAGGCCCCGCAGATGCGCCGCATCTTCAAGGCCTTCCAGGACATGCTGCGGCGGATCAAGCAGTCCAAGACCGCCTGA
- the fliD gene encoding flagellar filament capping protein FliD — protein MSTNAVSALPTALAGLLKQYANPTQKGDGATTAATVANALASPLSLGRDEAYSLSLGSAQSGQAMMGYTRLATLGAQVDSDLQSVAAHATDSGGSGSVQVEVGQLAQAQTVVTSLFGDPDSVSLGTGTLSVLLGELDGETGAFNATGEPVEIAITGGSLNDIAKSINDAAIGLSAQVVESGGGFELEISGKDTGAAKAFSLSGLGELEFDPSRPNLSPLTITNEAQDAVYTIDGTDFTWPSNTDVPVAFGTTAAFTQTGSQSVPKSSLTDTVQTMMKSFNGLQQAIVEMTGDKGELAANANLAAGMFKRIGDAAMASYSTGGDVSTLADIGISVEKDGTLSIDQSVLAQALGKDPAAVQSLVAQAAKGMDDAIRPYLGNKGAISSQVTVLGSLLGRGSSLLDYLGGGSKAGSGLAGNANSLLAALG, from the coding sequence ATGAGCACCAACGCCGTATCCGCCCTGCCGACCGCCCTTGCCGGCCTGTTGAAGCAATACGCCAACCCGACCCAGAAGGGCGACGGCGCGACGACGGCGGCAACCGTCGCCAACGCGCTGGCCAGCCCGCTCAGCCTGGGGCGCGACGAGGCCTATTCCCTGTCGCTGGGCTCGGCCCAAAGCGGACAGGCCATGATGGGCTATACCCGCCTCGCCACGCTGGGCGCGCAGGTGGACAGCGACCTGCAGTCGGTGGCCGCCCACGCCACGGATTCGGGCGGCTCCGGTTCCGTTCAGGTGGAGGTGGGCCAGTTGGCCCAGGCCCAGACCGTGGTGACGTCCCTGTTCGGCGATCCCGATTCGGTGTCGCTGGGCACCGGCACCCTCAGCGTGCTGCTGGGCGAGCTGGACGGCGAGACCGGGGCCTTCAACGCCACGGGCGAGCCGGTGGAGATCGCCATCACCGGAGGCTCGCTCAACGACATCGCCAAATCCATCAACGACGCCGCAATCGGCCTGTCCGCCCAGGTGGTGGAATCGGGCGGCGGCTTTGAGCTGGAAATCAGCGGCAAGGATACCGGCGCGGCCAAGGCCTTCTCTCTGTCGGGCCTCGGCGAACTGGAATTCGACCCATCGCGGCCCAACCTCTCGCCGCTCACCATCACCAACGAGGCCCAGGACGCCGTCTACACCATCGACGGCACCGACTTCACCTGGCCGTCCAACACCGACGTGCCGGTCGCCTTCGGCACCACGGCGGCCTTCACCCAGACCGGATCGCAGAGCGTGCCGAAATCGTCGCTGACCGACACCGTGCAGACGATGATGAAATCCTTCAACGGGCTGCAGCAGGCCATCGTCGAGATGACCGGCGACAAGGGCGAGCTGGCGGCCAACGCCAATCTCGCCGCCGGCATGTTCAAGCGCATCGGCGACGCCGCCATGGCCAGCTATTCCACCGGCGGCGACGTCTCGACGCTGGCCGATATCGGCATCTCGGTGGAAAAGGACGGCACGCTTTCCATCGACCAGTCCGTCCTGGCCCAGGCGCTGGGCAAGGACCCGGCCGCCGTGCAGTCCCTGGTGGCCCAGGCCGCCAAGGGCATGGACGACGCCATTCGGCCCTATCTCGGCAACAAGGGCGCCATTTCGTCGCAGGTGACGGTGCTGGGCTCGCTGCTGGGCCGGGGCTCCAGCCTGCTCGACTATCTGGGCGGCGGCTCCAAGGCCGGCAGCGGCCTGGCCGGCAACGCCAACAGCCTGCTCGCCGCGCTGGGCTGA
- a CDS encoding IS91 family transposase, translating to MAAMAGGLEVADVFRRFGSAWRAAQDGHLDRGRRRVMAAIEACRTAQLGGHSESCGACGLVRIAYNSCRNRHCPKCQGLARAQWLADRQAELLPVPYFHVVFTVPAEIAAIAFHNKAVVYDILFKATAETLRTIAADPRHLGAEPGFVAVLHTWGQALQHHPHLHCVVPAGGLSPDGSRWVACRPGFFLPVRVLSRLFRRLFLAQMTAAFLAGKLAFFSDLAALAEPAAFARHLAPLRKTDWVVYAKRPFGGPEQVLAYLGRYTHRVAIANSRLVEIADGSVRFRWKDYRHHDKQKVMTLQPGEFIRRFLLHVLPDGFHRIRHYGFLANGQRAAKLENCRRLLAVPAPATVTAGTPDDYRDRHHRLTGHDLRRCPCCGGTMAPLGAIPRSPAGHAAYRIDTS from the coding sequence ATGGCAGCCATGGCCGGGGGACTGGAGGTGGCGGACGTGTTCCGCCGCTTCGGCAGTGCATGGCGGGCTGCCCAGGATGGACATCTCGACCGCGGCCGCCGCCGGGTGATGGCCGCCATCGAGGCTTGCCGAACGGCGCAATTGGGCGGCCATAGCGAGTCCTGTGGTGCGTGCGGGCTGGTGCGCATCGCCTACAATTCCTGCCGCAACCGGCATTGTCCCAAATGCCAGGGGCTGGCACGCGCCCAGTGGCTGGCCGACCGCCAAGCCGAGTTGCTGCCGGTGCCATACTTCCACGTCGTCTTCACCGTGCCGGCCGAGATCGCCGCCATTGCCTTCCACAACAAGGCGGTGGTCTACGACATCCTGTTCAAGGCGACAGCCGAGACACTGCGCACCATCGCCGCCGATCCCAGGCATCTCGGCGCCGAACCCGGTTTCGTCGCCGTGCTGCACACCTGGGGACAGGCGCTCCAGCACCATCCCCATCTCCATTGCGTGGTGCCGGCCGGCGGCCTGTCGCCGGACGGAAGCCGCTGGGTCGCCTGCCGTCCGGGCTTCTTCCTGCCGGTGCGTGTGCTGTCCCGGTTGTTCCGCCGCTTGTTTCTGGCCCAAATGACGGCGGCGTTCCTGGCGGGCAAGCTCGCCTTCTTCTCCGACCTCGCAGCCCTCGCCGAGCCGGCCGCCTTTGCCCGCCATCTGGCGCCGCTGCGCAAAACCGACTGGGTGGTCTACGCCAAACGCCCATTCGGCGGCCCCGAGCAGGTGCTGGCCTATCTCGGCCGCTACACCCACCGCGTTGCCATCGCCAACAGCCGCCTGGTCGAGATCGCGGACGGCTCGGTCCGTTTCCGCTGGAAAGACTATCGTCATCACGACAAGCAGAAGGTGATGACGCTGCAGCCCGGCGAATTCATCCGCCGCTTCCTGCTCCACGTCTTGCCCGACGGCTTCCACCGCATCCGTCATTACGGATTCCTCGCCAACGGCCAGCGGGCGGCCAAGCTGGAAAACTGCCGTCGCCTGCTGGCCGTGCCGGCGCCGGCAACGGTCACGGCGGGGACGCCCGACGACTACCGCGACCGCCATCACCGCCTCACCGGCCACGACCTCCGCCGCTGCCCATGCTGCGGCGGCACTATGGCGCCGCTCGGCGCCATCCCTCGATCACCGGCCGGCCATGCCGCCTACCGGATCGACACGTCATGA
- the thiE gene encoding thiamine phosphate synthase, protein MTRPAISADSCRLYLITPPVIEKPFEWVKTLEATLDAGDVACLQIRLKGLDDDAIARVVDVLRPPAQRRGVAVLLNDRPDLAFETGCDGVHVGQSDASYKAARQAVGPEGIVGITCHDSRHLAMEAGEAGADYVAFGAFFPTETKDAPTRADIQILDWWHGLFTVPCVAIGGITVENCRPLVTAGADFLAVSGGVWNHAEGPEAAVRAFAKILAEGA, encoded by the coding sequence ATGACGAGGCCCGCCATTTCCGCCGATTCCTGCCGTCTCTACCTGATCACGCCCCCGGTCATCGAAAAGCCCTTCGAATGGGTCAAGACCCTGGAAGCCACCCTCGATGCCGGCGACGTCGCCTGCCTGCAGATCCGCCTGAAGGGCCTGGACGACGATGCCATCGCCCGCGTGGTGGACGTGCTGCGCCCGCCCGCCCAGCGGCGTGGCGTGGCGGTGCTGTTGAACGACCGCCCCGACCTGGCCTTCGAGACGGGCTGCGACGGCGTGCATGTGGGCCAGTCCGACGCCTCCTACAAGGCGGCCCGCCAGGCGGTGGGCCCGGAAGGCATCGTTGGCATCACCTGCCACGATTCGAGGCACCTGGCCATGGAGGCCGGCGAGGCCGGGGCCGATTACGTGGCGTTCGGGGCCTTCTTCCCCACCGAGACCAAGGACGCCCCCACCCGCGCCGACATCCAGATTCTGGACTGGTGGCACGGCCTGTTCACCGTGCCCTGCGTCGCCATCGGCGGTATCACGGTGGAGAACTGCCGCCCCCTGGTGACGGCCGGCGCCGATTTCCTGGCGGTGTCGGGCGGCGTGTGGAACCACGCGGAAGGCCCCGAGGCGGCGGTGCGCGCCTTCGCCAAGATTCTGGCCGAAGGGGCTTGA
- a CDS encoding pyridoxal-dependent decarboxylase, translating into MADALDSGLDPADWEGLRAQAHRMLDESLDFIRDVRRHPVWRPMPAEVRAAFDAPPPRMGQELAAIDSEFRQLVEPFGPGNVHPGFMGWVHGGGTVEGMLAEMMAGGLNANLGGRDHAPMEVERQILRWMRNLFGYPEGASGLFVTGTSMANFLALLVARTRALGTGIRRTGLSGAEGLVAYASAAAHGCIPQAFEMSGLGAASLRLLPTDSAHRLDMEALRQAVAADRAAGRRPFMVVGSAGTVDVGAIDDLGALATFAEAEGMWFHVDGAFGALGMMSPELAPLLAGIERSDSIAFDFHKWGQVPYDAGYLLVRDGEAHRAAFASPAAYLRRETRGLAAGSPWPCDYGPDLSRGFRALKTWITLKAHGMDALGAAMARCCEVARHLAARIQAEPSLELLAPVALNIVCFHRPGADCAQIVADLHESGIAAPSTTTIDGKLAIRAAIVNHRTRKNDVDRMVDEVLRVSTK; encoded by the coding sequence ATGGCCGACGCGCTCGATTCCGGCCTCGACCCCGCCGATTGGGAAGGCCTGCGCGCCCAGGCCCACCGCATGCTGGACGAAAGCCTGGACTTCATCCGGGACGTGCGCCGGCACCCGGTGTGGCGGCCCATGCCCGCCGAGGTGCGGGCCGCCTTTGACGCCCCCCCACCCAGGATGGGCCAGGAGCTTGCCGCCATCGATTCAGAATTCCGCCAACTGGTCGAACCTTTCGGCCCCGGCAACGTCCATCCCGGCTTCATGGGCTGGGTCCATGGTGGCGGCACGGTTGAAGGCATGCTGGCCGAGATGATGGCCGGCGGCCTCAACGCCAATCTGGGCGGCCGCGACCACGCCCCCATGGAGGTGGAGCGCCAGATCCTGCGCTGGATGCGGAACCTGTTCGGCTATCCCGAGGGGGCCAGCGGCCTGTTCGTCACCGGCACCTCCATGGCCAATTTCCTGGCCCTTCTGGTGGCGCGGACCAGGGCGCTGGGGACCGGCATCCGGCGGACCGGCCTGTCCGGGGCCGAGGGGCTGGTCGCCTATGCTTCCGCCGCCGCCCATGGCTGCATCCCCCAGGCCTTCGAGATGAGCGGGCTGGGCGCGGCTTCCCTGCGCCTGCTGCCCACCGATTCCGCCCACCGCCTCGACATGGAGGCGCTGCGCCAGGCGGTGGCGGCCGACCGCGCCGCCGGGCGGCGGCCCTTCATGGTGGTCGGCAGCGCCGGAACGGTGGACGTGGGCGCCATCGACGATCTCGGCGCCCTGGCAACCTTCGCCGAGGCGGAAGGAATGTGGTTCCACGTGGACGGCGCCTTCGGGGCGCTGGGCATGATGTCGCCCGAACTGGCGCCGCTGCTGGCCGGCATCGAGCGCTCGGATTCCATCGCCTTCGATTTCCACAAATGGGGACAGGTGCCCTATGACGCGGGCTACCTGCTGGTCCGTGACGGCGAGGCCCACCGGGCCGCCTTCGCCTCGCCCGCCGCTTACCTGAGGCGCGAGACGCGGGGACTGGCCGCCGGTTCGCCCTGGCCCTGCGATTACGGCCCCGACCTGTCCAGAGGCTTTCGGGCGTTGAAGACCTGGATCACGCTGAAGGCCCACGGCATGGACGCGCTGGGCGCGGCCATGGCCCGCTGCTGCGAGGTGGCCCGCCACCTGGCCGCCCGCATCCAGGCCGAGCCGTCGCTGGAGCTCCTCGCCCCGGTGGCGCTCAACATCGTCTGCTTCCACCGCCCGGGAGCGGATTGCGCCCAAATCGTCGCCGATCTGCATGAAAGCGGCATCGCCGCGCCGTCCACCACCACCATCGACGGAAAACTGGCCATCCGCGCCGCCATCGTCAATCACCGCACCAGGAAAAACGATGTCGATCGCATGGTCGATGAGGTTCTACGCGTGTCAACGAAGTAA
- a CDS encoding TIGR00730 family Rossman fold protein has product MKRVCVFCGSNSGANPAYAEAAVQLGRLLAQRGLALVYGGGNVGLMGILADAALEAGGQVIGVIPESMLKWEVGHPALTELRVVASMHERKATMAELSDAFIALPGGVGTMEELFEIWTWGQLGLHAKPLGFLDVAGYFERLHAFLDHMADEGFVKPRHRRMTAAHHDPVTLLALLESYQPPETIRVIDRETA; this is encoded by the coding sequence ATGAAGCGGGTCTGCGTCTTCTGCGGCTCCAATTCCGGCGCCAATCCGGCCTATGCCGAGGCGGCGGTCCAGCTGGGCCGGCTGCTGGCCCAGCGCGGCCTCGCCCTGGTCTATGGCGGCGGCAACGTGGGCCTGATGGGCATCCTGGCCGACGCCGCCCTGGAGGCGGGCGGACAGGTGATCGGCGTCATCCCCGAATCCATGCTGAAATGGGAGGTGGGCCACCCCGCCCTCACCGAGCTGCGGGTGGTGGCCAGCATGCACGAGCGCAAGGCGACCATGGCCGAGCTGTCGGACGCCTTCATCGCCCTGCCCGGCGGCGTCGGCACGATGGAGGAGCTGTTCGAGATCTGGACCTGGGGCCAGCTGGGCCTGCACGCCAAGCCGCTGGGCTTCCTGGACGTGGCGGGCTATTTCGAGCGCCTGCACGCTTTCCTCGATCACATGGCCGATGAAGGCTTCGTCAAACCCCGCCACCGCCGCATGACTGCGGCCCATCACGACCCCGTCACCCTGCTCGCCCTGCTGGAAAGCTACCAGCCGCCGGAGACCATTCGCGTCATCGACCGCGAAACCGCGTGA
- a CDS encoding CoA-binding protein: protein MPASDSLIDHIFKTVRTIAVVGFSNNPSRPSHYVAAYLQQRGYRVVPVNPGLDGQEFLGETVYKDLASIPFPVDMVDIFRNSDAAGPITDEAVAMGAKVVWMQLDVINEEAAARAEAAGLAVVMDRCPKIELGRR from the coding sequence GTGCCTGCCAGCGACAGCCTGATCGACCATATCTTCAAGACCGTCCGCACCATCGCCGTGGTGGGCTTCAGCAACAATCCCTCGCGGCCCAGCCATTACGTTGCCGCCTATCTCCAGCAGCGCGGCTATCGCGTGGTGCCGGTCAATCCCGGCCTGGACGGGCAGGAATTCCTGGGCGAGACGGTCTACAAGGACCTGGCGTCCATCCCGTTTCCGGTGGACATGGTGGACATCTTCCGCAATTCCGACGCCGCCGGCCCCATCACCGACGAGGCCGTCGCCATGGGCGCCAAGGTGGTCTGGATGCAGCTGGACGTGATCAACGAGGAGGCGGCCGCCCGCGCCGAGGCGGCGGGACTGGCGGTGGTGATGGACCGCTGTCCCAAGATCGAGCTGGGCCGGAGGTAG
- a CDS encoding tyrosine-type recombinase/integrase has translation MAELSPLRRRMIEDMTVRNLSPATQRSYLHAVSKFSRFFNRSPDRLDLEDVRTWQVHLVSQGISWASLNQFVAALRFFYGVTLRCPETPERITYARQPRRLPVVLSADEVVRFLEAVPSLKNRTALTTAYAAGLRVSEVVALKLADIDSGRMVIRVEQGKGRKDRYVMLSAQLLGILRTYWRLARPGHWLFPGREDKPIEPNVLNCACRSACAAAGIDKCVTVHTLRHSFATHLLEAGTDIRIIQVLLGHNNLSTTARYTQVSNAMIAKTTSPLDGLDLMVVPPS, from the coding sequence ATGGCCGAATTGAGCCCTTTGCGTCGCCGCATGATCGAGGACATGACGGTCCGCAATCTTTCGCCGGCGACGCAACGATCCTACCTTCATGCGGTTTCGAAGTTCAGCCGCTTCTTCAATCGATCGCCGGATCGGCTCGACCTTGAAGACGTGCGCACGTGGCAGGTCCACTTGGTGTCGCAGGGGATTTCGTGGGCCAGCCTCAACCAGTTTGTGGCGGCGCTGCGGTTCTTCTACGGGGTGACGCTGCGGTGCCCCGAGACCCCGGAGCGGATCACCTATGCCCGCCAGCCGCGGCGGTTGCCAGTAGTATTGAGCGCCGACGAGGTGGTGCGCTTCCTGGAGGCGGTGCCCAGCCTGAAGAACCGCACGGCGCTGACCACGGCCTATGCCGCCGGGCTGCGAGTATCAGAGGTGGTGGCGCTCAAGCTGGCCGACATCGACAGCGGCCGGATGGTGATCCGGGTCGAGCAGGGCAAGGGGCGCAAGGACCGCTACGTCATGTTGTCGGCGCAGTTGCTCGGCATCCTGCGCACCTATTGGCGGCTGGCGCGGCCCGGGCATTGGCTGTTTCCCGGCCGCGAGGACAAGCCGATCGAGCCGAATGTGCTGAATTGCGCGTGCCGCTCGGCCTGTGCCGCCGCCGGGATCGACAAGTGCGTCACCGTTCATACCCTGCGCCACAGCTTTGCCACCCATCTGCTGGAAGCGGGCACCGACATCCGCATCATTCAGGTGCTGCTCGGCCACAACAATCTGTCGACCACGGCCCGCTACACCCAGGTCTCCAACGCAATGATCGCCAAGACGACCAGCCCACTCGACGGCCTCGACCTGATGGTGGTGCCGCCGTCCTGA